A portion of the Sebastes fasciatus isolate fSebFas1 chromosome 2, fSebFas1.pri, whole genome shotgun sequence genome contains these proteins:
- the mtch2 gene encoding mitochondrial carrier homolog 2, which translates to MADTCGQVLLGSGLTVLSHPLMYIKVLIQVGHEPLAPSLGRNLFGRQVYQLPGLFAYAKHIIKIDGKAGLFNGLGPRLCAGSIGTIVHSRVVQKCQEQGTLQVLGGQKAVEGSLQHVVNETTKEMIARSCATVVTHPFHVITLRCMVQFIGRETKYSGVFDSIVTVYREEGILGFFAGLIPRLLGDILSLWICNILAHLINTYAIDDSMSHTGEIKNCSQAVTGFFASMLTYPFVLVSNLMAVNNCGLAGGLPPYASVYPTWVDCWRHLSKEGNMSRGNSLFFRKLPAGKMYAIDQKRFF; encoded by the exons ATGGCGGACACGTGTGGCCAGGTCTTGCTGGGTTCAGGTCTCACCGTCCTCTCTCACCCTCTGATGTACATTAAAGTCCTCATCCAG gTAGGACATGAGCCGCTCGCTCCCTCCCTGGGCAGGAACCTGTTTGGCAGACAAGTCTACCAGCTGCCTGGACTGTTCGCCTATG CAAAACACATCATCAAGATTGATGGAAAAGCGGGTCTCTTCAACGGGCTCGGCCCGAGGCTCTGTGCTGGCTCCATCGGCACAATTGTGCACAGCAGAGTTGTGCAG AAATGTCAGGAACAAGGCACACTTCAG GTACTGGGAGGTCAGAAGGCTGTGGAGGGCTCCCTACAGCACGTTGTTAACGAG ACAACCAAAGAGATGATAGCTCGTTCCTGCGCCACCGTCGTCACGCATCCCTTTCATG TGATTACTTTGCGATGTATGGTCCAGTTTATTGGGAGAGAAACAAAATACAG TGGGGTGTTTGACTCCATCGTCACAGTCTACAGAGAAGAAGGCATACTGGGCTTCTTTGC tgGTCTGATTCCTCGCCTGCTCGGTGACATCCTGTCTCTGTGGATTTGTAACATACTGGCTCACCTCATCAATACATACGCCATTGATGACTCG ATGAGTCACACGGGAGAAATCAAGAACTGCTCTCAGGCTGTGACAGGC TTCTTCGCCAGTATGCTTACATACCCTTTTGTTTTGGTGTCAAACCTCATGGCGGTCAATAACTGCGG GCTTGCTGGAGGCCTGCCTCCCTATGCATCAGTATATCCCACCTGGGTGGACTGCTGGAGGCATCTAAGCAAAGAG GGCAACATGAGCAGAGGCAACAGTTTATTTTTCCGAAAGCTTCCGGCAGGAAAGATGTACGCAATTGACCAGaagagatttttttaa
- the znf414 gene encoding zinc finger protein 414, with amino-acid sequence MMSSGSTLSQTPEAGSGGNKRVPCPLHGCKRVYSDPTSLESHIKDHEMSAESLPGKVLLCSTVGCSGSFPNMQKLMEHMRHHHKPNIFFLCESCRTKLRSYRGLLTHLHTCSKVPRGKPKSTEPPAAGTNPNITPMDVDQKPPPWLDSMSTPQQLPPQIPTPEGSLLATVLKPDPDVPPVLSPPFLSNPVTSPPQLAPPQLTEAAAPQPQLKSEPSAMPVSLNLGGPTAAPDTPDAQAQHPTQTRPPELVHPAPGSAPRSPPGTTAVWKKNQGMSCNRRVLWEHTRGRYTCVQCGHTTTNRKEITQHINAKHGGNKPAEDTGSSGGATNT; translated from the exons ATGATGTCTTCGGGCAGCACACTTTCACAGACTCCTGAAGCTGGAAGCGGAG GAAACAAGAGGGTCCCGTGTCCGTTGCACGGCTGTAAGCGGGTTTACTCAGACCCGACCTCTCTGGAGAGCCACATCAAGGACCATGAGATGTCTGCTGAGTCCCTCCCAG GAAAGGTCTTGCTGTGCTCCACTGTCGGCTGCAGCGGTTCCTTCCCCAACATGCAGAAACTGATGGAACATATGAGGCATCACCACAAACCCAACATATTCTTCCT GTGTGAGAGCTGTCGCACAAAGCTGCGTTCCTACCGTGGCCTCCTGACTCACCTGCACACCTGTTCCAAAGTGCCACGGGGCAAACCAAAGTCGACTGAGCCGCCTGCTGCTGGGACCAACCCAAACATAACCCCCATGGACGTGGACCAGAAGCCCCCTCCATGGCTGGACTCAATGTCTACACCGCAGCAACTACCCCCTCAAATCCCAACCCCAGAGGGTTCCCTCCTCGCTACTGTTCTTAAGCCAGACCCCGATGTCCCCCCTGTCCTCAGTCCCCCCTTCTTGTCTAACCCGGTGACCTCCCCTCCCCAGCTTGCTCCCCCGCAGCTCACAGAGGCAGCTGCTCCCCAGCCTCAGCTCAAGAGCGAACCCTCCGCCATGCCTGTATCTTTAAACCTGGGTGGCCCAACAGCAGCTCCCGACACCCCTGATGCCCAGGCTCAGCACCCGACACAGACCAGACCCCCTGAGCTCGTCCACCCTGCTCCAGGATCAGCTCCACGCTCTCCTCCTGGGACCACAGCTGTCTGGAAGAAGAATCAAG GTATGTCCTGCAACAGACGCGTCCTTTGGGAGCACACTAGAGGGCGCTACACATGTGTGCAGTGCGGCCACACGACAACCAACCGTAAGGAAATCACTCAACACATCAACGCTAAACACGGCGGTAACAAACCTGCAGAAGACACAGGGAGCTCTGGTGGTGCCACTAACACATAG